In one window of bacterium DNA:
- a CDS encoding glycosyltransferase gives MATVSIVTIAFNDVKRIERTIRSIRDQLRHPDQYIVMDGGSEDGTTDIVARYPDVITTYSSEPDEGIYDAMNKGIRVATGEWIGIVNAGDFYFPWTINTVLQFAESSDADILHGNQMVFTEYPSFSYFRHKQPSSNSEDLENKPSIFHPTCFVKKALYERIGLFDESYRVDADYEFLLRAKREGARFAYVPQTLTGFQTGGVSGGCTRFSEGYRILKEYGIPRYTSNTVKLLRCLLRKAIAFVVDIDRRVEKKRLQESKS, from the coding sequence ATGGCTACTGTGTCGATTGTTACGATAGCCTTCAACGATGTCAAGAGAATCGAGAGGACGATTAGATCCATTCGCGATCAATTGCGACATCCAGACCAGTACATCGTCATGGATGGAGGATCAGAGGATGGAACAACAGATATCGTCGCTCGATACCCAGATGTCATCACGACTTACAGCAGTGAACCCGACGAGGGTATTTATGATGCCATGAACAAGGGAATTCGCGTAGCTACTGGCGAGTGGATTGGTATCGTCAATGCCGGTGACTTCTATTTCCCCTGGACGATCAATACTGTGCTGCAGTTTGCAGAATCCTCCGACGCAGATATACTCCACGGAAACCAGATGGTTTTCACAGAATATCCTTCATTCTCGTATTTCAGGCATAAGCAGCCATCAAGCAACAGCGAGGATCTGGAGAACAAACCATCGATTTTCCATCCTACCTGCTTCGTTAAAAAAGCACTATATGAGCGCATTGGGCTGTTCGACGAAAGCTATCGCGTCGATGCTGATTACGAATTTCTGCTGCGCGCAAAGCGCGAGGGTGCAAGGTTCGCATATGTTCCGCAAACACTGACAGGATTCCAAACGGGTGGTGTGAGCGGAGGATGCACGAGGTTCAGTGAGGGATATAGAATTCTGAAGGAATATGGGATACCACGATATACCTCTAATACGGTTAAGCTGCTACGATGCTTGCTGAGGAAGGCGATTGCATTCGTCGTGGATATAGACAGGCGAGTGGAGAAGAAACGACTTCAGGAATCTAAATCATGA